A genomic window from Anopheles coustani unplaced genomic scaffold, idAnoCousDA_361_x.2 U_75, whole genome shotgun sequence includes:
- the LOC131271156 gene encoding uncharacterized protein LOC131271156: MRTSYKDDLQAAPAELVYGTTLRIPSDFVCEPKITSSDTDPDLLMNLRQAMRRIRTDETAWHGQQHVFVHSDLAKATHVFVRNDSIRPSLSTPYDGPFKVHQRSAKYYAVDINGKIINVSIDRLKPCYRADIEEPPSTTQTQTTTSTPTTTTVPSTLMTTPNEPQPDPVSPKVTRSGRHVRFPQRFR, translated from the coding sequence ATGCGTACGTCTTACAAGGATGACTTGCAAGCTGCTCCTGCCGAACTCGTATATGGAACGACCCTTCGCATACCCTCCGACTTCGTATGCGAACCGAAGATAACATCATCTGATACCGACCCCGATCTACTGATGAACCTGCGACAAGCGATGAGACGCATCAGAACCGACGAGACCGCTTGGCACGGGCAACAACATGTGTTTGTTCACAGCGATCTTGCAAAAGCTACGCATGTTTTTGTGAGAAACGACTCCATCCGACCATCGCTCTCGACCCCGTACGACGGGCCGTTTAAAGTCCATCAGCGTAGCGCCAAGTACTACGCGGTCGACATTAACGGCAAAATAATCAATGTCTCAATCGACCGATTAAAACCGTGCTACCGAGCTGACATCGAGGAACCACCATCGACGACCCAAACGCAAACGACAACATCGACGCCAACAACCACAACGGTACCATCAACGCTGATGACGACGCCGAACGAGCCGCAACCAGATCCGGTATCGCCGAAAGTCACCAGGTCTGGACGACATGTACGGTTCCCTCAACGCTTCCGATAG